AGAGCCTGCCCAGCATCAGCACAAACAGGGAAATAAATAGGTGTTGGGGGGAGCCATGCTTAGGGCACTGCCCCCTGCTTCCTTCTTCCTAGCTTTGGGGACCAACAGCACAGGAAAGCAGTCAGCCCCAGGATGGTCCCTTCCATGTCAGTGATCCCAGGGCTGCTGCTCACCAAAGAGGGGGTACAGGGTAGGGTGTTTGTTCATCCCCTTCTCTTGGTCCATCTGGGCCCTATATTTATCACCTACTGTCCAAAGCCTatgcttttctccttttgctcTCCCATGTTGTCTTGGTCAGGCAGGGGTAAGAGGAAATAATGCAACCCCATCAGCCTGCAcactgctggggctgggggcctaTTTGTGCTGTTGGGGGTTGGCTCCCCTCCAGCTAATTCACTCCAGGGGCCAATGGGGTTTGACATAACTTTGGTGAGAATCATCTCCTGCTGCTCCCTATATGCCTGCAGGGGAGGGAGACAAGGAGGAGACACCTGGAGTTCAAATGGGGctgaaggggagaggagaggagcatATTATTCCCATGTGTATCTCTCAGAGCAGCCTCAGGTAGCTGTGGGATAAGGAGCAGGAGGGGGCCAGGCATCCCCAAGTTGTCTGAGCGCTGAGCATTGCTGCGCTCAGCCTGTCTGTACTAGCCGCAGGGAGGCATGAACACATTTGGGGGGAGAAGAGGGACCACTCTGTGGGTGTCCCCGCTTCAAGTGCCTCATCCCCCTCCCTAGAGCAGAGAGGCCCTGCCTTGCCCCAAGTCAGCCAGTGGGGAGCAGAAGGTGGAGGGCTGGGGCAGTGTCCCAGGGCTGAGTGGGCTGTGGCCCTGTGGTGGGAGGGTGAGGAGGTCAGAGAGCCTCCTGGCTGGCAGTTAGAAACTCTTCCGCCCGCTTGTGCGCCTCCAGTGCCTTGATGGTGTACACGTCCTGAGGCAGCTCTGACTTCCGCCGAAGCAGCACTTTCTCCTTCTTGATGTCCTTTAGCATCTGTGTGTGGATGTGCAGAAGGTGAGGAATGGTGACCAAGTCCCGAGAAATCCCATTGTTTCCTGCCCTGATTCCTTGGCTCTGCGGctcctgtctcctctccctcccagggcTGTCTTGTCTTTCTGCTCCCCGTGCCCTCCCACCTGCACGGCCTCTGTCTCCACCGTCCTCTTCAGAAGCTGGATGTCCTCTGCCGTGGGGGTCTCCGTCTCCATCGAGTACACAGGAGGCAGTGGTGGAGGCGCTCGGAACATGGGATACTGAGAGGAAAGGAGGCAGACAAGTGGCGAGAGCCACTTGGGAAGTCTGGGGACCCTGTttgcttcctgcccctcctcagacaaaccctccccccacccaggctGGACCTCTCAGTTCAGGGCAAGGGCAGAAGCACCTCACCTGGGGGTTAAGGCGAGCCAGCTCCTCAATCCTTTGCcacatctcttctctctccttcattcGGAACCGGCCCCTGAGGGAGCAAAGACAGGATTGGGGTGGGCTTGAGAGAGAAGCACAGGGGGCTGGTGTGGAAGAGGAACACCCCCAAGGAGAGAGAGACTCACTTCTGCTTCTCTGCCTTGTATTGTTGTGTACAGTCATCAAACAGCTTCTGATTCATCTCCATAAACAGCTTCAGGGCATTGTAGATCAGGCCGTGGATTGTCCTGCCACCAGGAAGAAAGACGAGGTATAAGAGGCCAGAGCCTGCCCTCAGTGCCGGGACCTCAATTTGCTCTCTCCCACAAGGTGTCTCTGCTAAGAGCTTTCTCATGTACTACTCCCATCCCACCAGCCTCTGTACAGTGTAAGCTCATCACTCTGGCCAAATCATGTGACTTGAGATTGGCAGTTCAGGCCCTTTACAAATATGAGTCTGCCTGTCCATCCTTCCCGCACCCCGTGCTCCAAGAGCTCCCTTTTCCCCGCTACTTCCTACTCTTCTAGCCCACACTAATGGCCTCCCAGCGCACTTGCTTTTAGCAGGAAAGCCTTTTTACAACGCTGGGATTTAATACATACTAAGAGGATCACATCAGCTTCTCACAACATGGAATTACATCTCCAAAGCTGCAGAATATCTGACCTCAAGAAGAGATGTGACAGAGGCCACTGCTCTGCTGCTGGGTAGCACAGATCTCTCACATGGGTATCTTTTCTCCCCGGTCAGTTCCTCAAGGCCCTATTAATATGCAGTGGGCACCAGCCCCGCTTGCTGAGGGACCAGATGAGACCACTGGCTCTTGAGTCCATCCACACCCTCCCACATTCCAAAACCAGATCCTCAGTGCCCAGTGCCACCCCAGTTCCCTACTTGTTCCAGTGGCTCTTGGAGTTCCTGTAGAGTGCAGGGAACATGATGGGAAGGACTCGGGCAGCATTGTCACTTATCAGGCTCATGATGTACTCATTGTTCCAGTAATAGAGGGCACGCTCTGCCACCTGGTGGGGACAGGCGAGACTCAGTGGGGATATGGCTCACTATGCTGAAGACCCTCCTCAGTTTtctgggaggcaggggctgggatgtTCTGGGTCTGGGTCTCACCTGGAAATGGGGGCTGGAGACGCACTTGGCAAGCTGGCGGAAGAGTGGTTCCATCACTTTGCTGAACTCTGAAGGTTCAATGACATCCAGAATCTCCTCTAGCTCATTCAGGAACATCACCTCCTTGGGGCTGTGGGTCTTGGGCCAGAACTTGAGAAGGCCCACGATCACCTGCGAGAAGAGGAGGACACAGGAATAAAATTCTCACTCAACACCTGTCTGGGTCTCCAGGAAGCCATCCTGCCctctccccccccaaccccggtgGGCACAGCTTGGGTGGCCTCAGTTAAGTGCTCATGTTTCTCCGGCTTGGATGCTTCCTAGGTGTACAAAGGTTTTACTTCTCCTTTAGAGAGGAAACCATGTCACCTGTCGGGTTACATCCCCCCTGAGTGCTTACGGCACTGCTCAATAGGTACCAACTGGCAAGTGCTGCTGACAGGGAGAGGTGGACCCTAGGGCCCAGCAGGGGAGTTACCGGCTCAGTGAGGCTGCTTTCCTTCTCCAGGAACTGTACCACGCAGTACGCCAGCTGCAGAAGGTTGAGACAGAAAGGAGGTGAGGTGCAGGGCTCAGAAGGTCACAGAGAGGTCGGTGACAGAAACCAGACCCCAGAACAGAAGGGGCGGCGTAGAGAGGAATTCCGCCCCCTGCTCCCTCTGCCGCCCCATCACGGCTGGaatgcttccccttccctcttttctctgcGGCCAGGGCCGGGGATCATCAGGAGGAAGGCAGCTCACCTGAGGGTGGTAGACACTCAGAGACTTGACCTTGTGAAGGGGAAGCAGGACACGGATGAGGAACATCTTGTGCTCTTCTTTCAGGGGCAAGGCAAAGCCATTGATGATGCTGGGAGTTAAGGGAGGGTTGTCAGGACCAAAGGGCCAGGTCCAAGCTCAATGCACCAACCCCCCCGACCTTTTCTAGGCATGTGTGCCCCCGCCCCACCTCTCACCTGCCCAGGATCTCCAGGAGCTCGGCAATCCCATTGTGGTGCTCTGTCTCATAGATGAACCTGAGGGAAGAACAAAGACTCTCTTGATAACCCCTGATGCCCCTCCAGCATTCTGTGGAGTGCCGCCTACcacccttctcccaccccaccttAGTGAGGGGCTTGCTTTGCTCCGGAGCCCAGGCTCCTGGCCTCACCTGTAGAAGATGTGGTTGATCTGCCTACGGATATAAGCCCGGAGCCCCAAAAACTTGCCATAGATGCGATGCAAGATGGTCTTGAGGAAGTCCCGCTCTCGAGGGTCCTCACTGTCAAACAGGTCCAGGAGCTGGGAGCAAGCGGGAGGAGAGGCGGCAGTGAGGCAGGAGCCGGGgaaggccagggctggggtgaCTTGGGTCCTGGCCAGAGGAAGCCCTCTGAAGAGGGTGCGTGGAGACGAGTCTCTGGGAAGAGTGATTCTATTGTACTGCTCTACCCCAGGTGATGTCTGGGAATACGTGCTGCATTCCCcattgggtggggtgggggggggagggtaacagtgttgcttttttgtttccttccattGTGCTGGAAGCTTCTTATGGACATGGTCAATTTGCACCAGACACAGCTGAAACCCAATACAGTACCTATAttcagcagaagcaaaaagagcAGCTTGGACTGGAGTCAGGGGACGTGGGGCTAGAGTTCACAGACTGGAAGGAGGGGACTCACAGCAAGGACAAACTTCTGGTCAATGTACTTCTTGGCTATGTTTGGCTGGAAATCGGGAGACTCAAGGAAACGTAAGAAGAACTCGTACACGAGCTGCGGGGGGAAAGGAGCATCACTTGGGGCATTCCCCAAGGACTGGGAGAGCCCCCTTGCTGCAGGGCTCAGAGTGCCCCACTGCCCACAGCCAGGCCCCTGCCCCCTTTGCTCTGGTACCTGGAGATGCGGCCAGGCGGCCTCCAGGGTGGGCTCATCTTCCTCGGGGTCAAACTCAGCCCCAGTGGGATTTGATGAAGGTGGCAGCGTCCGGAAGAGGTTCACTGAAAACTGAGGGGTAGGGAGGGCCCAGGTGAGAGCTCTCTGGGCAAGTCCGGGCTTTTCCGGGGCCCCCATCCCTGCCCGCTTTCCCCTTTCCCTGTGCCTACCATAGTGACGGCCTCAGGGTAAATGGCCTCGGTGACGACATCGCGGCTGTGGGTGATGTACTCCACCATTTCGTTGAGCCCCGCCCGCTTCACCTCCTTGAATTTGAGGTCACTGAGTGGGTCTGACACAAAGTCAAAGAGGACGCAGCACTGGCGTAGCTTCTGGATAAACAGCTCCTCCCGCTCCTGGGTTGGTGAGTCTAGGGGCGGATGGGCTATGGTCAGGTCTCCTCTGTGGTCCTTCACTGCTATGCCCTGCTCACCTCGCAGGGCATTCCCCGATCCCTTCCTCCCACCATCCTGCTCCCCTGACGCCCACCCCCAGACCCAGCGCAACTCCCCCTCACATCCTCTAGAGCTTCCACCCTCCCCCAAACACCCCCAAACCTCCATTCCACCAACACCCACTGTCCCCTAGGTCTGATGCCCCAGCCCCCTTGACCTTTCCCAAGTACCTTTCAGGGCAGGAAGCTTCTGCAGCTCCCGGTTCTTGCTGAGGTTGAAGCGGGAGGAGCTTTGCCGTCGCTCCTTCTTGACAATCTGGGGCCCCCCTGAGTACTTGATTTTGCTGAGCTGTGTGGGGGGCGGCGTGCTGTTGCTGGGACGCTTGTTGGATGACGGCGGCTGCGGTggcggctggggctggggctggggctgggcctggtCAAAGGAGCGAGTCACTGGAGTGCACTCGCCAAGCTACGcttcccaccccaggcctggcccaccGCCCAGCCCCCGGTCCGTTTACGCCTCTATGGGCCTGGGCAGCAAGCAGCTGCCTCCTGCCCTGAAGGAGCCAAGACCAGGGTCAGACATAACTGCGGGACGTGGCCCCGGAAGGGAGCGGTCTAGAAGGCGTGTCTCCCAAAGTGATGCCCGCTGCCTGTGCATCAAGAGCCTTCAAAATGCTCACTCCCATTCCTGAACAGGCAAAGCTAATTGATGGACTGACGGTGACAGAAGTCAGACAAGTGGCTCTCCTgccggggagggggtggcagcGGTGTGGGTTGGGGAGATGCGGGTGGTGACTGAGAAGGGGCACGAGGACCTTTCTGACTAATGGAAACATTCCGTATCTTGACTGGGTCTGGGAGGTGGTTCATAGcataaacatatgtaaaaattcatcgAGCAGTACACCGAAGATTactctattttatcatttactgaaCGTGTGACAGTCTtcagttaaaagaaagaaattccttCCCATATCTCAGCAGTTTAACTACTAGAAATATAGATTAAGAAAAATCCTAAGTATAAAAAAAGGCTTTGTGCAAAAACACTTCTTATGgtcttatttataatagcaaatatataaatacatggaaatcatggagttaaaattatgtttatgaaaACTATGTACTAAATGTAATCATACGTGGTTCAgctgtgaaaaatatttacacagtCATAGTAATTTACCCAAAACGGGTGATAAGTATTCTGAGAGGAGGGGAAAAGTCTGCACGGAGGAATAAGACACTGGGGCCTTAATTTTCCACGTTAGGAAGTCAAGAGATATCTAAAGCTcacaaattaaagggaaaaaaaaaaaagcagtaaaaggATCTTATTTGGAGGTATAAAAGTCAATCTGCAAGGAAAGAGTTAGGAGTTGAATGTGGTTGCCACGAAACAACAGGAGAAGAGTGGCCGGCGACAGGGGCTGCCCTGCTCATCACAAGCCCAAGAGTATTATCTGACCTTCTGAACAATGCACCTATTACCAcgctgataaaaattaaaaacaaaacgaaaagccTAAaactatggaatgagagaaaattgCTTCCtatatgctaagttaaataaggaTAACACAAACCTGTATATACAAAATGAGCTCACCCACATTAAAACAGGCACAGAACCCAAAAtacagttaagaaaaagaaagaacaagtgcATTGTGTTCATGACTATCTCCTGTAATGGCAGAATGAGACATgactttttcctattttcctaaattttttacAAGCTGACACTGCTTTTATAATGGAGAAAGAGGGAAtgtcctggcggtccagtggttaggactctgtgcttccactgcatggggcctgggtttgatccctggtcagggaactaagatcctgcaagccacgcagcatggccaaaaaaaaaaaggcaatataatGGGAGAAATACAGCTAATTTccaaaagttctttctttttttttttttctttaattttttaatttattatttatttattatttttatttttggctgtgttgggtcttcgtttctgtgtgagggctttctccagttgcggcgagtgggggccactcttcatcgcggtgcgcgggcctctcactattgcggcctctcttgttgcggagcagaggctccagacgctcaggctcagtagttgtggctcacgggcccagttgctccgcggcatgtgggatcttcccagaccagggctcgaacctgtgtcccctgcattggcaggcagactctcaaccactgcgccaccagggaagcccccaaaagttatttctttaattCCTCCCAGACACGGGTGTCAGAGCCCCACGAAGCCCATTTTCAGAAGCACACAAACAGGTGTTTGCAGGGCTGTCCACTCATAGGTACTGTCCAGGTAACCCCttgctgggagaggggagaggctgaGCCACAGGACAGCCCTTCCCCACAACCAGAGAAGAGACTGCAGCAGGACCAGAGGAGTGAGGTCACGTCCAGCTGGGTCCCCACACCACAGGAAAACTGTCCTCCTGTGCTCACACCTGCCATCCCCGCctcctctccagccccctccACAAACTCTTACTTCATAAAATAAGAATGGGAGAATATGAAACTCTCTGGGATAAGGGGCAAGGAGGAAGACAAATGTTATGCTTTGTATGCTCTTGAATTTTTCATAGAAACAATTATGTCAAGCTTGTGACCTATCTGGGGgtcagaggcaggagaggagcgCTGGGTCCAGCCCAGGGCAGGCCTTGGGTCCAATGTAGCTCATTACTGCTTTGGCCATCtggccctctcctcctcctgaaaTGAGCCCCAGACACCAATGTGACTAGGGGAATGCAAAGGAGTCGGGCAAGAGCAGTCATCACACCTCGCTTGCCATGACTACACTCAACCAGTGTGATTTTTTTGGTTAGACAGTGCAAGGCACCCTGAAGTCTGGGGTCTCTCTTCCTGTACACGGAGGATGGATCACACCTTGGTAGAGGATGAAGGAGAGAGGCAAAAGGCCAGGGGACCAGAGCCTGGTGTGCATCAGActctccccatttccctgtcGCAGAACAACCCAATCCTTATCTGTGGAGCTTAACAGTCAAGGGCACAGACTTGAgcctgactgcctgggtttgactactggctctgccatttattagctgagTAACCTCCAGGAGGTCAtatagcctctctgtgcctcatctgtaaagtggggatggcaatagtacctacctcacagggttgtaaTAAGGATTTAAATGAACAGTATATGGCACACAGAAGTGTCTTATAAGCAGTATCTTCtactattgttgttattattatttcccatCCCTGGATTTTAGGAATACAGCCTGGAAATTCCTGAAACTAGCACACCTCAAATGTTCCTTAGAGTTCATTATCCTTCTTGTTTTAAAATGGGGGAACCCAGGGAAtcccctggtagtccagtggttaggactccatgctttcactgctgtgggcccgggttcaatccctggtggggaactaagatctcacaagccacgtggcgtggccaaaaaaataataaaataaaatgggagaacCCAAGAAGGCATTGCATCTTTCAAGACCCACCTTCTTCCAAAAAGCCTTCTCCAATCACTCCAGGCCTTGCATGTCCACCCTCCACCCTCAACCTTCTGACACTGCTTATCTGTTCCATTGGCTCTGTGATCATCCCCAGTGACACCTCTTGATCACTTTGCTCATGTGTCATCTCCCCACTAGAAAGCAAGTCCCTTTAAAGCCAGGACCCTGGTTTGTGCCCCTCTGGGTCTCCTCAGCACTGACACTGGCACCTAACAGGCATTCAGCGAATGACTGGTCATTTGATtgattggggggggggcgggggacgcCAAGCCCAGGCCCATCCCCATAGGTCCCCCCTGTCCCGACCGGGGACCTTCAGAACAAAGCCCTGCACAGTGGTGGGAGCAGACTGGGAAGGAGAAACATCAGAGATACTAGGCTGAGGGGCTCAGTGGCAACTGAGGAACAAGACTCGGGAAGAAtatgtctctcttcatcctcccAGATAAGATGCAGAAACCCTGCATCTCCATGAACCTCGCACTGAGGGGACATCCAGAGAAAGGAGGCCTTCTTCCcaaaaagggaaaagcaagaCCTCAATTTTCTCTGCTAACGAGCAGAGGGTTGGACTAGATCAGTAGTCCAAACACTCTCCAAGTAAGGTTTTAAGACAACAGAGATTGCATGGCTGAAAATCATAGTTTAAAAAGCCACCCAATGAGTTGATGCCTAAGGTCCCTTCCCCATCAGGATGGCATTattgaaggctggggtggccggAGAGCAGCTGAGCTGGCTTAgtctgccccgcccccagcccactGGGCCACCCTGGTTTTATAAGGACCATTGGCTCCCAGGCACCAGATACAAGGAGCAGCTGAGAGACAGCTGGGCCGGCCAGCAAAGCCCTGGAAACATACTTGTCAGAAGGGAGTATAGGTGTGTGCCAGCAACTCACCTCACGTTCAACCCTTTCTCCTAAAAGCTCTAGCTTCCAACTTCTCCTTTATTGACCTGGGCTGGAGATGAAAGGCAGCTGCATCCTCAGGAGAACCTTCTGCAGCCATCAGAGCATGGGTGGACACGGCCCAAAGGCAAGCTGGTGACCTGCCTGCTCCCGCTTCTGAgactccatagtggctgtctcCTCTGCCTGAACAACTGTCTCCTCCCACTTCTAAACTTGCAACAGGATCCAaactccaagaagccttcctagATTCAGGCCTCCTGCAATCCAGTggggctttttttaaaatataaatttacttatttatttttggctgcattgggtcttagctgctgcacgcaggcttttctctagttgcggtgagtgggggctactcttcgttgtggctcgtgggctctagagcgcaagctctgtagttgtggtgcacgggcttagttgctccgccacatgtgggatcttcccggaccagggcttgaacctgtgtcccctgcactggcaggtggattctcaaccactgcgccaccagggaagcccctccagtgGGGCTTTGAATTTATACACCACCCTCACACTCAGGAGACTGCAACTATACTTGCCCACTCTGAACCAATTCCATTCCAACCTGACCCTAACAAAGACACCGGTAATCATTAAACccatatatttaaacataaagtAGGACGTAGAAATATAATTTAAGCACTATAGAAGGTACTGTAGTAGAAAGACGAAAGATAAAATTATCAGTGAAAAACACAAAGATTAATGTTATAGCTTTTGCATAATGAATTAACTAGCTGAGTGAAGATCATTTTAGTTTCAAACCCTGAAAATCAGAGAGGCATTCTCTCCTGTATTGACACCTAGAGCgctgttgggttggccaaaaagttcgtttgggtttttcgtAACAGCTtacaaaaaacccaaacgaactttttggccaacccaatacccgttcttaattcatttattcaataaacatcaTGCTACACATTAGAGATTAAAAGGTGACTAAGACATGGCCCTTGCCCTCGAAGAGCTCACAGTCCAGTGGGGTGGGCAAGACAGACACGAAAGCAGCCATTAGTACAGGGCAATGCAAAACCAGAGCGCCGCAAAGGATTCAGGAACTCAGAGGGCTGAGTGACAAACTCTGCCTGAAGAAttagggaagccctccctgaagAGGTGACTTTTGATTTGGCTCTTAAAGGATAAACACGGGTTTAggcaaagaatgaaaagagagagataaagcaGTCCAGGCCAATGGGATGACATCAATAAGAGCCCTGAGCCATAAAAGGCTTGTCGGGTTGGAAGATGGAAAGTCCAGAGGGGCTGGAAGAACAGGGCGGGGCCAGCCCAGGAGGCCTGAGGCTGAGTATTTGAATTTGTGAGCAATGAGATGCCAAGAGGGGCTTTTAAGTAAAGGACTGATAGGACCAAAAATGTTTTTAGGGTAACAACTCTGGCTACAGTGATGTCAGGCTGAAGTGGGGGAGACCAGGATCgtttcttcctccctctgtccctgctCCCAGAACTCAGGACAGGGCACAGCACATAGAAAAGTCCACAGCACTGAAATGCTTTTTCCAAAGACAGGCCAGGAAAGACCCCTGCCTTGCAGCAGAGTCTGACCTAATCTCTCAAGGCTCCTTTCCATTCTAAGACTCTTCTAGAATCTTAGAACCAGCCTATTAGGTCATTAAGAACAAGGGAGGACTGGCCACAGACCTGGgctgaattccagctctgctgttTTACTGCCGAGTAAAAGCTACTTAACATCACTAAGCCTCAGttccgtctgtaaaatggggctgatgaTGATAACAGATGACCTCAGGGACTGCTgtagagattaaatgagaaaattataagatTAAATGCATGcgaagtacttagcacagtgcctgggacagagtGTACTGGGTTGAacagtgtccccccaaaattcacattaaCCCAACATCTATGAATGTGATcgttatttggaaacagggtctttgcagatgtaatcaagttaaaatgaggtcatactggattagggtgggccctaaatccaacatgactggtgttcttataagaagagggaaatttggacacagagacagaggcacAGGGGAGAACGCTgagtgaagacggaggcagagattggaacgatgcttctacaagccaaggagcagATCGCAGAAAGCCAccgaagctgggagagaggcgtGGAAGAGATTCTTCCCTAGAACCTCAGAGGAACAtggcctgctgacaccttgatttcagacttctgacctccacagctgtgagagaataaatttctggtattttaagccacccaattcaTGGTAATTGGTTATGGctgtcctaggaaactaatacacaagtaactgctcaataaaataaatgttggctgCTATAAATTATTAAGATCAGTTGGAAAGACTGGCAAATGCTTGACACGGGGTAAGTTTGGCTGTAAGAACCCAAAATTCTGGACTAGAGAAAGGGTAAGGGAGGGatttccttggcggtccagtggttaagactttgccttccagtgcagggggtgcgagttcgatccctggttgggagctcagatcccacatgcttcgcagccaaaaaaaaaaaaaaacataaaacagaagcaatattgtaacaaattcaataaagactttaaaaatggtccacatcaaaaaaagaaaaaacacttaaaaacaaaaagaaagaaagaaaaagggcaagAGAAGGACTGTGACAAACAGCTTTTGATGACCTGGGCCTCACAGCCTGGCCCCCAACTATTCCATGTCCCACTGCCTGGGGCCACCTGGGTGCATTTCTGCAAAATCATGGAGCAGAATTCCTGCAGCTGCCTCAGACAGGTGAGCCCTGAGCGGCATTTCATAAAACAGAGCCCAAGGTGAACACGACACTCTCCTTTTCCAGAGGGCGGTGGAGAAATCACAGCAGCTGGTCTCAGCTTATTTCTTAAGCTGCTTGAGCCTTCGTTTTCCTACCTATGAAAGGAGAGGGTTCCTTCCAGGTCTAATTTGAAGTTGGTTTGTTTGCTCATCCATTGACTAATGCATTCAAATGCTGGTGCTTCCGGTGGGCCACGCCCTTCGGTGTGAGCGAGAGGCTCTCAGGAGCTAAGTGTTAACACAGGAGACAACTGACACACAATGAATTCCCACGGAATTGTTTCATTACAGCTGTGGTTAAGCACTGGTGTGGAGTGATGCTGGGTACCAGGGGCCCTGACTGCGTCCTGGGCatggggatgggggcaggtggTCAACGAGGGCTGCTTCCAGGAAATGACAGCCAATCTGTCTAGTAACTGAACAAGGAGGAGGGAGTCAGGCAGAAGGCAGGAGTGGCCCCCCACGCTATTCCTTTCTGTCCCTTTAAATCCTGTTTCCAAGTCTCTTGCTGCTTTGAGTATCAGTTGCCGGCTCCCGACCACCTTCCCTGTGGGTCCCACACATGTCACGGCTCCTGAAGGGGAGACTGAGCCCAGAGGGTGTGCCCTCCAGAAGCATCTCCTGGTGATCTCCTGTGAACCAAGGGCGTCAGCACACAGGTTTGGGGAAGAAGCAAGTTCCTTCCCTCAGAGTTCACAGTCTGGTGGGGAGAAACACATCTGGGAACCAACAGTGCCAGCACTGAGTGACAAGGACTGGCCTAGAGACATGTTCAGATGCCAGTGTACGtgcagaggaaggaggaatttcTCTTCTGTGGTCCTCAACTCGCATGTCTGTAAGATGGAGAAAACCTACCCTGCTTCCTCCCATCA
This is a stretch of genomic DNA from Balaenoptera musculus isolate JJ_BM4_2016_0621 chromosome 11, mBalMus1.pri.v3, whole genome shotgun sequence. It encodes these proteins:
- the PPP2R5D gene encoding serine/threonine-protein phosphatase 2A 56 kDa regulatory subunit delta isoform — encoded protein: MPYKLKKEKEPPKLAKGAAKPSSSSKDGGGESTEEAQPQPQPQPPPQPPSSNKRPSNSTPPPTQLSKIKYSGGPQIVKKERRQSSSRFNLSKNRELQKLPALKDSPTQEREELFIQKLRQCCVLFDFVSDPLSDLKFKEVKRAGLNEMVEYITHSRDVVTEAIYPEAVTMFSVNLFRTLPPSSNPTGAEFDPEEDEPTLEAAWPHLQLVYEFFLRFLESPDFQPNIAKKYIDQKFVLALLDLFDSEDPRERDFLKTILHRIYGKFLGLRAYIRRQINHIFYRFIYETEHHNGIAELLEILGSIINGFALPLKEEHKMFLIRVLLPLHKVKSLSVYHPQLAYCVVQFLEKESSLTEPVIVGLLKFWPKTHSPKEVMFLNELEEILDVIEPSEFSKVMEPLFRQLAKCVSSPHFQVAERALYYWNNEYIMSLISDNAARVLPIMFPALYRNSKSHWNKTIHGLIYNALKLFMEMNQKLFDDCTQQYKAEKQKGRFRMKEREEMWQRIEELARLNPQYPMFRAPPPLPPVYSMETETPTAEDIQLLKRTVETEAVQMLKDIKKEKVLLRRKSELPQDVYTIKALEAHKRAEEFLTASQEAL